A single window of Anopheles moucheti chromosome 2, idAnoMoucSN_F20_07, whole genome shotgun sequence DNA harbors:
- the LOC128297487 gene encoding LOW QUALITY PROTEIN: uncharacterized protein LOC128297487 (The sequence of the model RefSeq protein was modified relative to this genomic sequence to represent the inferred CDS: substituted 2 bases at 2 genomic stop codons) yields the protein MLRGLVPADDPKVKWFGVNGASSSFSTGTCVSGLEFTIISTSINQFVNTASDGVRVKRMLFSVRFTVCTNLSHAPPKRGAAGGLKFHFVSGRCITSISSLVFILAMASFSSQFAPIKLVPXSEXISNWVPRRAMKFLNAIMQELVDRLDATSMCIARMVKQVNNTPQRFSCLRPTATRNGPK from the coding sequence ATGCTTAGAGGTTTGGTTCCAGCCGACGATCCTAAAGTAAAGTGGTTTGGAGTCAatggtgcttcttcttcattttctaccGGAACCTGTGTAAGCGGTCTCGAGTTTACAATCATTTCGACCTCTATCAACCAGTTTGTAAACACCGCATCAGATGGAGTTCGTGTAAAACGCATGTTGTTCAGCGTGCGCTTCACGGTTTGCACTAATCTCTCCCATGCCCCGCCAAAACGTGGGGCAGCCGGCGGGTTGAAGTTCCATTTCGTGTCCGGAAGGTGCATTACTTCAATCAGCTCGTTGGTGTTTATATTGGCTATGGCTTCCTTCAGTTCTCAATTTGCACCTATAAAGTTGGTGCCCTGATCCGAGTAGATCTCCAATTGGGTACCGCGCCGGGCGATGAAGTTTCTTAACGCAATTATGCAGGAGCTGGTTGACAGGCTGGATGCCACTTCGATGTGTATCGCTCGGATGGTTAAGCAGGTGAACAATACACCCCAGCGCTTTTCCTGTCTCCGTCCAACAGCGACGAGGAATGGTCCGAAGTAG
- the LOC128297469 gene encoding putative uncharacterized protein DDB_G0274435, giving the protein MEQQPEGRVLRSRARSTSTPIHREATPLSDVSREGKRKEASKVLHEEEDDEEFSDASLMEVTVIGHNNNIMCTDEPSTSVIPGLGAVQSMQSLDLQLNHTLLESLAKQVEQLSDELRLSRERERSLQSTLEAMQEGIRTLTAMQASAPLASQGSARTKRSRQQRSRRRKQKQQQQQRQEGTIYRPPQMRLQQLTQPQGQQMQQKQQQQPQRQLYASVAATVPLQQEGGTWSVVGPRKQPRTSAQQQQPRSQQQQPRTSAQ; this is encoded by the coding sequence ATGGAGCAGCAGCCGGAGGGACGGGTCCTGCGTTCGCGAGCGCGTTCGACGTCCACTCCAATTCATCGGGAAGCTACCCCTCTATCGGATGTGTCACGTGAAGGGAAGCGGAAGGAGGCGTCCAAAGTCCTTCATGAGGAGGAGGATGACGAGGAATTCTCGGACGCCTCCCTGATGGAGGTTACCGTTATTggtcacaacaacaacatcatgtGTACCGACGAACCCTCAACGTCGGTGATTCCAGGGTTGGGTGCCGTGCAGTCGATGCAGTCACTCGACCTGCAGCTTAACCACACGCTGCTGGAATCGCTGGCAAAACAGGTTGAGCAGCTGAGTGACGAGCTTCGCCTGAGTCGAGAAAGAGAGCGTTCCCTGCAGAGCACGCTGGAGGCAATGCAGGAAGGCATCCGCACGTTGACGGCGATGCAGGCATCGGCACCGCTCGCTAGCCAGGGCAGCGCTCGCACAAAGCGCAGCCGGCAGCAACGGAGCCGTCGCCGaaagcagaagcagcagcagcagcaacggcaggAGGGGACCATCTACCGTCCTCCTCAAATGCGGTTGCAGCAGCTGACCCAACCCCAGGGTCAGCAGATGCAgcagaagcaacagcagcagccgcagcggcagcTGTACGCGTCGGTGGCAGCAACGGTGCCACTCCAGCAGGAAGGCGGCACCTGGTCGGTGGTGGGGCCCCGCAAGCAGCCGCGTACATcggcgcagcagcagcagccacgcagccagcagcagcagccgcgtACATCGGCGCAgtag